A single genomic interval of Oncorhynchus mykiss isolate Arlee chromosome 13, USDA_OmykA_1.1, whole genome shotgun sequence harbors:
- the LOC110486363 gene encoding cAMP-specific 3',5'-cyclic phosphodiesterase 4D isoform X2 — translation MGVVEAIDPASPSPCPSPVPGGYRLPRSSTSYSQLQGRGGGPDLELDLGAAAGGVLEGSGMAAERRTPLVDLFCETCSRPWLIGWWDQFKRMLNRELSHLSEMSRSGNQVSEYISTTFLDKQNEVEIPSPTLRERERDKPMCHISGVKKLTHSSSLSINTTMPRFGVKTEQEDALARELDDLNKWGLNIFRLAEFSNNRPLSCIMFAIFQERDLLKTFRIPVDTFVTYVMTLEDHYHANVAYHNSLHAADVTQSTHVLLSTPALDAVFTDLEILAALFAAAIHDVDHPGVSNQFLINTNSELALMYNDESVLENHHLAVGFKLLHEDNCDIFQNLSKRQRQSLRKLVIDMVLATDMSKHMSLLADLKTMVETKKVTSSGVLLLDHYTDRIQVLRNMVHCADLSNPTKPLVVYREWTERIMEEFFRQGDKERERGMEISPMCDKHTASVEKSQVGFIDYIVHPLWETWGDLVHPDAQDILDTLEDNRDWYQSTIPQSPISPPPIPLGPDKRLNACIDKFQFKLTLDDDTEGGQEEEEEEEEEEEEEGKTTPNHMVLDCSQGEEEDKKEEEEGEDVLKDEREGDIIEEEGEVGMEEEVEEEEEEKRGVLQKAQSGVEIHSDTSPVEDEEDEDSSSPADDT, via the exons ATGGGTGTGGTAGAGGCCATTGACCCCGCCTCGCCGTCCCCTTGCCCCTCGCCCGTGCCAGGCGGCTACCGGCTGCCCCGCTCTTCCACCAGCTACAGCCAGctgcaggggaggggaggagggccaGACCTGGAGCTGGACCTAGGTGCGGCTGCCGGAGGGGTTCTGGAAGGGTCTGGGATGGCAGCGGAGCGCAGGACACCTCTAGTAGACCTGTTCTGTGAGACCTGCTCGAGACCCTGGCTCATCGGATGGTGGGACCAG TTTAAGAGGATGTTGAACCGGGAGCTATCTCACCTGTCAGAGATGAGTCGTTCAGGGAACCAGGTGTCTGAATACATCTCCACTACCTTCCTGG aTAAGCAGAATGAGGTAGAGATCCCGTCTCCGACCCTGCGGGAGCGAGAGCGGGACAAGCCCATGTGTCATATCAGTGGAGTGAAGAAGCTGACGCACAGCTCCAGCCTgtccatcaacaccaccatgcCACGCTTCGGAGTCAAGACGGAACAGGAGGACGCACTGGCCAGG GAGCTGGATGACTTGAATAAGTGGGGCCTTAATATCTTTCGTCTGGCTGAATTCTCCAATAATAGGCCTCTCAGCTGCATCATGTTCGCCATCTTCCAG GAGAGGGATCTGTTGAAGACGTTTCGAATCCCTGTCGACACCTTCGTGACCTACGTTATGACCCTGGAGGACCACTACCATGCCAACGTGGCCTACCACAACAGCCTCCACGCCGCTGACGTCACCCAGTCCACCCACGTCCTGCTGTCCACACCGGCTCTGGAC gCCGTGTTCACTGATCTGGAGATCCTGGCTGCGTTATTCGCTGCTGCCATCCATGATGTGGATCATCCTGGCGTGTCCAACCAGTTCCTCATCAACACCA ACTCGGAGCTGGCTCTGATGTACAACGATGAGTCAGTCCTGGAGAACCACCACCTGGCCGTGGGCTTCAAGCTGCTCCACGAGGACAACTGTGACATCTTCCAGAACCTCAgcaagaggcagagacagagccTGCGCAAGCTCGTTATCGATATG GTGTTGGCGACGGATATGTCCAAGCACATGAGTTTGCTGGCTGATCTGAAGACCATGGTGGAGACGAAGAAGGTGACCAGTTCAGGAGTGCTCCTGCTCGACCACTACACTGACCGCATCCAG gtgcTGAGGAACATGGTGCACTGTGCGGACCTAAGTAACCCCACCAAGCCCCTGGTCGTGTACAGAGAGTGGACTGAGCGCATCATGGAGGAGTTCTTTAGACAGggggacaaggagagggagagaggcatggagatCAGCCCCATGTGTGACAAACACACTGCTTCTGTGGAGAAGAGTCAG GTGGGCTTCATCGACTACATTGTGCACCCTCTGTGGGAGACGTGGGGGGACCTGGTGCACCCTGATGCCCAGGACATCCTGGACACTCTGGAGGACAACAGGGACTGGTACCAGAGCACCATCCCCCAGAGCCCCATCTCCCCACCCCCAATCCCCCTCGGCCCAGACAAGAGGCTCAACGCCTGCATCGACAAGTTCCAGTTCAAGCTCACCTTGGATGACGACAccgagggaggacaggaggaggaagaagaggaagaggaggaggaggaggaggaggggaaaacCACCCCCAATCACATGGTGCTGGACTGCAgtcagggagaggaggaagacaagaaagaagaggaggaaggagaggatgtGTTAAAGGATGAAAGGGAAGGAGACATCATCGAGGAGGAAGGGGaagtagggatggaggaggaggtagaggaggaggaggaggagaagaggggagttCTTCAGAAAGCTCAGTCAGGGGTGGAGATACACTCTGACACAAGCCCCGTGGAGGACGAGGAGGACGAAGACTCCTCCTCACCAGCTGATGACACATGA